The DNA window CCCAGGACCCTCAAAACAAGACAGTGCCTTACGGTCACTCCCATTTCTCTAGATCAAGGTCCAGAGGAAGTAGGGAGGGGTCCACATCACATAGCAACTCAGAGGCAGGGAGGGTGCTACAATCCGGGGTACCTggactcccagtttcctccactGAAAAATGGAGACACTTGCCTGCCCCATGGATAGAGACAGGCCGTAAGGACATTGGTAACCAGAGGGTCTGGGCACAGCTGGGAACCAGCAGTCTCTCTTGCCCCTTCCTGCACACAAGGGCACAGCGCCGTTCCTGCACATGGGGGCCCTGGTCGCCGTCACTGCGCTCTCCTGGATCGTGGCAGGACAGTTTGCCCGCGCAGAGCGATCCTGTAAGTATGACTGGGCAGGACCTACCCTCCGTGCGCTCCAAGTACCAAGGCCAGCTTGTCCTGCCCCCACCTGGACATTACCTAGGTAGCCTGGGGATACGGTGCGGCCCTTGCTGTCAGTGTGGGGAGTCCCGGCTCAGAGTGGCCTGCAGGTTCCACAGAGGTTGCAGCCTCGGCCTTgcatgtttcttcctctgtgtctctACATGTGTGTGTGAGTTAGAGGCCAGGTTCACCTTCCTAGCAAGAATGGGGGATCCTCTTGGTGCAGGGTCCCCTCAAAGCATCTGGGTCCTGacaggtggagggaggagggatccAGCATGCCCTCCCAAGCTGCCCGGGGCTCATGGTTGGGCCCATGTCTGCAGCCTCCCAGATGGCCATTCTCAGTACCTTCTTCACCGTGGTGTTTGCCCTCTACCTGGCCCCTCTCACCATCTCCTCTCCCTGCATCATGGAGAAAAAGGACCTGGGTCCCAAACCTGCCCTCATCGGCCACCGCGGGGCCCCCATGGTGAGTGCCACTTGTGGGCCCTAAAgactggggtgaggggtgggtggAGCTGCCACTCCAGTGGGGAGACAGGCAAAAACCTATCTCCTTGTAGGGAGGAGCTTGCAGGGAaatgtatataatacatgtaatgtAATAATAGCCACAATTTTTAGCCCTTTTTGGTGGTTGTGGTGTTGGGGGGTGGGCGTGGGAGGGGTTTAATGGAAAGGATTGGTGAAAAGGCTGGAGAGTTTCAATGGGACCAAGTCCTGAAGAGCCTGAAGGCATCTTGCTTGAAAGATTTCACTTTCATCCTGAGGGCCCTGGAAAGATGCAGGAGGGTTTTAGGCCAGGGCCAGATACTGCCAGGTTGTAGGTTAGGAAggcccaggagagagagagatgctgggtgtggggagaggagcaAGGCCCCGGGGGCTGGGACAAATCAGCAGAAAAACCCTCCACGCTGTGCAGGCAAGAGAGCTGGGTGCAGCTCTGAGCCCACTGCTAAAGGAAAACATTTGCACTGGGGTGAGATGGAGAGTGGAAGGAGTCAAAGTCAGCACCTGCTCCTTCTCTGCCACCCCTGTGACCCCGCAGTAGGACCTCCCCTCGAGGGAGTATGCTCCAGAGCCAGGCGTCCAGACCCCCTGGCAGCTGTGGGAGTCAGGGCCTATTCTATCTTCTCTGtgcctagtttcctcatcttgtCCCCTGGGATGATGGGAGTGTCTGCACCGTATGGCCACAGGAAGCAAGAGTTAGCATGTGTGATGTGCCCAGGTATGAGCCTGGCTCACAGAAAGTAAGAGTTAAGCTTTACTGTTACCTCGGGCAAGCCCTCCTGCTTCTCTAGACTGGGTTTCCTGACCTACGGAAGCCTTGAACTTTGGTTCTCAACAGATGCAGTACCACTCATCACCACCAGGGAGCACTTGAGGGCTCTATGAGAGCTTTTTCTTGGTTTTGGCAGTAATTGGGAGTTCCATGGTATCGCTGAATTTCAGGGTAGTCTAGGGGGCCTCACGAAGTAAGCATTTAAAGGAGGCGTCACGTCGGACAGGGCTGCAAATCACCATTATTGTGCCCATTTCCTAGATAAGGCTCAGAGACCTGCGCCCCTGAGCTGGACGCTGGTGCCCTCCCATCACACCCCATGCTGCTCCCGGCACCTCTCGGAGGCAACCAGCTAGAAAGGCCATGGTTTTGGAGTCAGAGGATCTGGATTTGGGGTCCAGTTTTGCCACATGCTGCCCGTGTGTCTGGGGGGTTGCTGGTCCCCTCCAAGCCTCCCTGCTGCTGGCTTTTgtgaggataaattaggaggaaaGCCTTCCAGGAGGCAGGGCCCCAGATTATAGCTGCTTTTCTTTCCATGACCCGTATTACCCACCCCACCTGCTCTGGAGGCCACAGGACAAGAGGGTGGGGTGTGCTGAGGCAGGAAGCGGGGGCAAAGGGAAGGAGTGAGGTGGCCCCATGTGGATTGTTGTTTTAGCAGAAAGATTTCAAACATTCACAGAAGGGGAAtgaatagtataatgaatccAATACCACCTTCACcatttatcaacattttgccattcttgtttcatctatCGCCCTGCTTTGTCTTTCCCCctgctttaacattttaaagcaaatcccaggtATTGTATCATTTTATCCATGCTGACTTCAGGATGTATCTTTAATgcataaagactttaaaatcagAACCACGCCACACTGCCACTATTACACCTAACCAAATTAATAACCATTCCTTAATACTATCTAATACTGAATCAGTGTTCAGCTTTACTTCgtctcaaaaatatctttttatagttGAGTTGTGAAAAATCAGAATCCAAACAGGGTCCACGTGGTACAGCTGGCTGGGATGTCTTCTAAGTATCTTTTAGTCTATAATaatctccctccctttttttccccatatgctgtttatttgttgaagaaactgagtcatttgtccTGTAGAATTTCTCCCATTGTGCATCTGGCTGATTGCATCCTGGTGGTGGTCCTTGAGGGGCTGGTGTGGGTGTCTGACACAAGTCCTCCCTGTGTCACTGTGAATGCATAAGTACCAGTGTCTACACCTGTATATGTCTGCCTGTGGGAGGTTTTGACTCTGGGTCCACGCATCTGTGTGTGGTAAGCCCAAGTGCTCATCCCTGTCTTGGAGACGGTATCTGTGTGCCCTGGGCGGGGGTGTCCTTCCTATGTGGGTGGCCTGTGCGTGTGTGCATACTTTAATATTTGGTCAGACTGACTCCAAAGTTGGGCCTCTTAACCACAGTGGTCCACCACCATGAGTCTGTGACAACcacacccacacatgcacacttCTGACAATATAGCCCCATCTGCCTTTAGGCCTGAGGCAGTAGCAACCCTCTTTCTCAAGAAGGCCAGCACCTAACGCAGGGAGATCTGAGTTTAAAAAGCCTCCGGAAAAGAGATTTTGCCCCTCCCAAacacttcctccttcccccaaggGTCTTCATACCCCCTGCTACGCTCTTTGTGTCTACCCACAGTCTACCTTCTGCCACGTGGGAGTGGGTGTTGGTACCTCTCTGGTGGTCACTTGTGGGACACCTGGCCACAGGGCATTTAGAGGTGATTGAGCAGGAACCCCACCAAGTCCACACCTGGATGCCTCTGTGGGGTCTCACCCAGCCCACTTGACCGGGAGTCAAGGCAGCATATCCCCCAAGGCTGCTCTGCCCtgcagaaaggggaagaaaggaactCACATTTCAGAGACTGCTGACGTCTGTTACTTCATCTATGAGCTTGGTAATATTAGTCCATTTTATAACTAAAGAAACCGAGGTCCAGAAGGTGAGGTGTGATGGCCCAGGTTGGTGACTGGGAAGGGGAATTGCTCCTTCTCAGCTTCAAAGCCCTTGCCATGCCAGGCCgcttcccagaggaggggagTGTGTTTCGTGCTGGGGAACAGCATGGCCGGAGGAAGAGAAGATGGGAATGAGCATGTCTCGGTGAGAATGGGATGAGCCATGGGAGCCCTTTCCAACCATCCCTCACTGCCAGAAGTCTTCCCTGTCTTGCATCCCGCACTGCACATGGTCCTAGCCCAATCCTTGGTATGGTGCTGACCCCCAGTGGCAGCAACGGGTATGACAGGATCATCAGACCAAACAACTAGGGAGACTCGGAACCCCAACTCCCCCAACTGGAAGGACACTCAGAGAACAGTGTACATATACTGCCAAAGaccaaatggggaaactgaggcccatagGATAAAGAGATGCACcaaaggtcacaaagctagttaATGGCAGTCACGACTAGAACTAGGATTTTCTGATGTATATGCTATAGGGTAACAGTtgtcatttattaagcacttactgtataTCAGGCAACGTGCTAGGGGcttttaatccttataacagtCTAGGAGATGGTCTTGTCATGTctgtatagatgaagaaaccagtCACCCCACTGAAACTCTGCCATGCTATCTACCCTGTCCTCTCCCTTGGGGATCTCCACCTGGACTCAAGGTGTAACCAGGAGGAAACTTGGCATTCAGCCCAGCCCAAGACTGCATAGAGGCAGAAGACTGTAAAAAAGGCCTCCACCCCCCACATTTAGATACATCAACACTAAccatccctgcttctctctccccccccaccaaaaaaatctaTGAGGTAGGCATGAtttaacaggtgaggaaactgagcttcagAGAAGCTGCGTGGATGCCCAGGGCTCCACAGCTACTGCTTAGAGGAGTGGGAATTAGAACCAGGTCTACCCCAGCCTCCCAACGTGGAAGATTTTCTGTGGGTTGGGGAGCGGCACATGAGCTAAAGCTTGGCTCTCCCTCAccaccaccttcctccccagctgGCCCCAGAGCACACGCTGATGTCCTTCAGGAAGGCCCTAGAGCAGAAGCTGTATGGACTCCAGGCTGACGTCACCATCAGGTAAGCGTGGGGCTTGGGAGGACAGcacctcttctcctcctccatgCAACCACACCCGGGTCTCTGCTGGAGACCTGTTTGGTCCCAGAGTCTTAGAGATGGGAGAGCAGAGGCTTGGACTGTCCACTGCAGGGCAGGCACCATGTTTATGCAAATAGATTTTGTGCCATACTCCAggatataaaatagagaaaaaaacagacactTGATTCAAGCAGGGTGGAGGTAGGGACCTGGAGTCCTGCCACAGATCCACTTAATGGAAAGACTAGATCTATATGGCTCAGCAAGATGGAGCGCAAACACTCTGATGAGTGAAATCAGCAAGGTGCAGAGTGATACGTTCACGGTgatgtcaattatatttttaaagaccaCATAAAAGTGATCTATACAATTTCTACATGTAGATATATAAGTATGTGTTTGTATAAAGGGCAAGAAGTGTCCATACAGATCTGATAACATCATGTctgagaaggggaggggggcagggtaCTGAACAGGGGTACCACAGTGTGAGGATACCATTCCCATTGTAGACATTATAGAATTGTGTATTTATCAAAGCTTTCTAGCAGATAGTAGAAAAATGCCTTGAGGAGGGGGAGCACAGGTGCCTTTTACTGTTTCACGCTAAGGCACCTTATGGGGCTACTGGCAGCCCCAGCAGTGGGGTAGACCAGAATGATAGCGGGGTGGAACTTGTCAAAGGGGCCTGCATTTGCACTCTTCTCATTATGGCATCACAGGGACTGGGTTCTAAGCCAGGTTCCACCACTTACTGGCTGGTAGGCCTTGAGTTTGATACTTCtgtctccagcctcagtttccccattatCAAACGAGATAGGCTCTACCTCCCAGGGTTGCTGAGAGAACACGCTCAGCCCTCCCTCCTCAGCAGTGCCCACCCCCATCTGACCCTCAGAGAGAACCGAGAGATTTGCCTACCGCCCACTGACTTCCCTATGCAGATGGGGAACCTGAGGCCCAAAGATGTGCAGAGCGGGCCTGGGTCCCTAGGTGGGCTGGTGTAAGTGGGTGGGGAGGAGCGGGTGAGGGACCTGGGTGGGCACTGACTCCGTGGCCCCACCCTCCCACAGCCTGGACGGCGTGCCCTTCCTCATGCACGACGCCACCCTGCGCCGCACCACCAACGTGGAGGAGGAATTCCCGGAGCTCGCCCGCAGGCCCGCCTCCATGCTCAACTGGACCCTGCTACAGAGGCTCAATGCTGGCCAGTGGTTCCTGAAGGTCTGGCAGCACCTGTCCCAGTCCTAGGCATGGAAAGCATGGTCAGGGACTCCATGGAGAGGGCCAGGGGCAGCCCTCAGCTCAGGTGACCTTCACACGCCGAGCTTCCTTGACTCACAGCCAGGCTGGTTGGCCGCCTCCTTGGGCTCCTGCCACTGCAGCCCAGATATCATGGCTGTCACTACTTGTTCTGGTTCTGCCTCTCCTACCAGAATAAGTTGATTTTGATTATAATAGTTAATAGTTAAAATCGTCAACACTGTAAAACTCTAGAGGAAGTTGGTTCTCTGGTCTGAAACGCTACTGAGAGAAAAATGGACTGGGGTCTGAGATATGTTCCAAGCAAATCATTCTTTTGGCAAGCAGACTGGGATAGAGAGGTTATGGTTGGGTTCTCCTAGAGGTCCCACAGGGCCCCAGCCTTCAATGTGCCTGACTTGCACACACCAGCCGACACTGGCAGCTCAGTCGTCTCCAAGTTCCATAGCCAGGAAGGCATGTGGAGGCTCCGTCGGACTGGTGAGACAACCACGTGTGTCCCTGTCTCTGCCAGACGGACCCCTTCTGGACGGCCAGCTCCCTGTCACCGTCCGACCACAGGGAGGCCCAAAACCAGTCCATCTGCAGCCTAATGGAGCTCTTGGAGCTGGCCAAGGGCAATGCCACGCTGCTGCTCAACCTGCGTGACCCGCCGCGGGAGCACCCCTACCGCGGCAGCTTCCTCAATGTCACGCTGGAGGCCCTGCTGCGCTCGGGCTTCCCCCAGCACCAGGTGAGGCCCTGCAGCCCAGTCCCACCCAGCTCTGTCCCCAAGGCGCTGAGCtccgcccagccctgccccacccgcAGGGAGACCAGGCCTGCCTGGAGTCCCGCTCAAGCGGTAAACTCACTGTGTCCCCTCTCCAGACCTCAGGGTTCCACATTTGTGAAATGAGGGTAGCATGCCCCACGCCTCCCTGACAGGGTCATCATGGGGCCAAGAGGGAAACAAGAAAGttgtttaaaatgtacaaaggaaaaaaaataaaacgtaCAAAGGGCAGGAGCAGGGCCAGATTCTTCGGAACATGGTACTTCCATGAAGTGTTACCTACATGATACCTGGGGATCAGAAAAATACGATACCAACTACGACAGCACACTAGACGCTGGTGGCCACATGCACAGTAGTTGACATTTGGGGCGTTATCGGTCTTGTCCTGACTAGGGTCTGGAGGGGAAACTTCCTGAGGTGTTGCCAAAGCAATTTCCAGCCTTGGCTGAGACCAAGTCATCCCCCGGAGAGGATTACTACCCGAAAGCTTTCACTGCGTGCCAGGTCCCGCCTCTTTTAACCCCTCCAGGTGCTCCACGAGGGATAGACACcctaaccccattttacagaagggaaatCAGAGGCTGCTCCTCTCCCACCTGCAGGTCCTGTGGCTGCCTGACAGGCAGAGGCCCTTCGTGCAGAAGGTGGCTCCCGGCTTCCAGCAGACATCGGGCTCCAAGGAGGCAGCTGCCAGCCTGCGGAGAGGCCACATCCAGCGGCTGAACCTGCGCTACACTCAGGTGTCCCGCCAGGAGCTCAGGTGCCCACCCCATCCTGCCAGGCTCACCCAGAGGACTGGACACAGAGGCTCAGGGTGCAAAGAGGAGAGGTTGAGAacatcaggcagacctgggtttgtaTGTGAGCTTGGCCCTCTGAGAGCGGAGTTTCCTTCCTCCAGGGACAGTTTTGAGGACGGCGTGAGGTTGTGAAGGGCCATGCTTTACAGGCTTCCCACACTGGCCAAAGGGCCGACCAGCCTCTGTCCCTGCCCCACAGGGACTATGCATCCTGGAACCTGAGCGTGAACCTCTACACGGTCAATGCCCCGTGGCTCTTCTCCCTGCTGTGGTGCGCGGGGGTCCCGTCTGTCACCTCTGACAACTCCCACACCTTATCCCAGGTGCCCTCCCCCCTCTGGATCATGGTGAGTTGGGGATTGTTGGGGGTCCAGAGAGCTGCCTATGGCTtccagggctggggggcaggcTCCACACCCGGGCTCTCTCTGGTGAGGTctcaggggtggggggagcaccTGAGGGGACAGGCTTGAGGCATGAAGAGGACTCTCCTGACCTCTGGGGCCTGCACCAAGGTCTGGGGGGTAGGAGGAACCTTGGCCTGAGCCACATGGGGAAAAGCACCAAAGGCTCTAGACAGATAAACAACTACTtgggtttttggggggtttggagattattatattttgttttaaaggaagGGAGGTCATTGGGAAAAGAGGGCAACGGGGCAAAAATAGGGAACATTAAAATCTGCTCAGAGATTACAGCCAATAAAACCAGTTTTCAGTCGGTTGACCGATTGAGCACCTGAAGACAGGCCTGcgttccagtcccagctctgccaaccAGGGGGCTTGCGGAGCCCTTGACCTCCCTCCTGTGCTCCCACTGCCACTTCCCTGAGGTCATGAAAGGCAGATGGAGGGTCTCATTATGGCTAAGATGATGCCGTGTCAGTGAATCAGATCTAGGTTTTGGGTGGTTatctccatccacccacccattgTCTTTTAAAACCTCTGAAGGCTCAGCTCGGAATGAGATGAAATAACAGACTGGCAGCAGTAGCTATGAGCACAGTCTGATTTTCAGGCCACAGGAACTGACCAACAGCAAAAAGTGCCTCTggcccaccctgcccctcctccccagtttACCTGAGGTCAAGGGGGTGCGAGGCCTGGCTGCTCTGCAGGCTTTGCCCTGCTGGGCCCCCCTCTGTGGTCCCGTGGAGGGCAAGCTCCCACGCTGCACACCCTACAATGACATGTACTCTTACATGCACACGGATGCCACATGCCTCTTCACATACCCACCTGCGCACCTGCTTGTCACGTCACACCCTCTCATTCATCTATTTGTCTTTCATATTTTGGTTCTTGCATGAAGCCCCTTTAAGCACATACATCCTCTAGGTTTAAAACACACCACCTCTACAGTGAACACTGCACAGATCTCTTTTATCctacacacatagacacacacacacccccccacccccaaaccccaggcCCACTCCTACAAAATATAACCTCAAGCCCCCAAGCCCCCTCCAGgtcctcctctgcccctccctgatGGTGACGTGTGATCCTCCTGCCCACGGGCCCTTGGtctggagccctggtctggaccAGCCGTGACTGGAAGCTGGTCGTGGGCCATCTGTCCACAGCCCCCGGACGAGTACTGTCTCATGTGGGTCACCGCCGACCTGATCTCCTTCATCCTGATCGTTGGCATCTTCGTGCTCCAGAAGTGAGTAGGCCCTGACCACCTTCCGTGGCCTTCCCTGCCCGAGACAGGccagctcccaccccagccaggTGAACGTCCTCCTGAGCCCTCGGCCGGGAGATGTCCTGACCAGACCACCCTGTTCTGGGGAGAAGGAGGCCTCCCTGTGGCCCCCAGCCCGTCCCCCTCAGCCAGAGCCCAGTGGCTTCTGGAATGGGCACCCAGCCGGGAGCCCAGAGCCAAGCTGGGCCAGGATTTGCTGTGTAGACTCTTTGGTGAGTTTTAGCTCCAGGGGGGGCTCCTCTCTAGGCTTGTCTCCCCGCCTGTCACCCAGGGCACAGGTTTCCACAGCACTCGTGCCGGGCTCAGgcctccccacccacccttcaGGACGACAGCTGGGGGTGGCGGTCGCAGCGGGAGTGGGTTGGTCCTGGGGAGGTTTTAGGGCCAGGCGGGGCCCCAACCCAGCCGTGAAGCAGCAGGCTGCGGTTTTACTCTTGACTGACGTTCTCTCTCTGTCCCATACTGCTCTGATCCGGCGCatgtccctcctctctctccccccctccccactctctgctGCACTCTGGCATCTCACAGCTATCACTTGATCAGGTAATTCTGGTGtggtcctcctcctcctgttcctctttctccctcctcctcaccgCCCCCTCTCCACTTCCCTCTGAAAGCCTGCCTCTTGAGGAGCCCTAGGCCCAGGTCGCCCTCCCAGACACCTCCCCTGCCTGAAGCCTCCTCCCCGTCCTTGCTCCCTCTCCCCTGCagtcctcccttctctctccccatcttgCCGTGTGTGTCCCTCTGCTCTCtccgccccaccccccccgcaGACAGGGAACCAGCATTTCCTTGCAGGTTGCTGACCTGGCCTCTCTCAGCACCAGA is part of the Balaenoptera musculus isolate JJ_BM4_2016_0621 chromosome 8, mBalMus1.pri.v3, whole genome shotgun sequence genome and encodes:
- the GDPD5 gene encoding glycerophosphodiester phosphodiesterase domain-containing protein 5 isoform X2 → MVRHQPLQYYEPQLCLSCLTGIYGCRWKRYQRSHDDTTPWERLWFLLLTFTFGLTLTWLYFWWEVHNDYDEFNWYLYNRTGSWSDWSVPILMTTAAAFTYVAGLQPCGPPVQVLALCHIAVGQQMNLHWLHKIGLVVILVATVVAMSAVAQLWEDEWEVLLISLQGTAPFLHMGALVAVTALSWIVAGQFARAERSSSQMAILSTFFTVVFALYLAPLTISSPCIMEKKDLGPKPALIGHRGAPMLAPEHTLMSFRKALEQKLYGLQADVTISLDGVPFLMHDATLRRTTNVEEEFPELARRPASMLNWTLLQRLNAGQWFLKTDPFWTASSLSPSDHREAQNQSICSLMELLELAKGNATLLLNLRDPPREHPYRGSFLNVTLEALLRSGFPQHQVLWLPDRQRPFVQKVAPGFQQTSGSKEAAASLRRGHIQRLNLRYTQVSRQELRDYASWNLSVNLYTVNAPWLFSLLWCAGVPSVTSDNSHTLSQVPSPLWIMALGLEPWSGPAVTGSWSWAICPQPPDEYCLMWVTADLISFILIVGIFVLQKWRLGGIRSYNPEQIMLSAAVHRTSRDVSIMKEKLIFSEISDGMEVSDELSVCSDNSYDTYANSTTSPLGPQGSGSRATTLTDRSGR
- the GDPD5 gene encoding glycerophosphodiester phosphodiesterase domain-containing protein 5 isoform X8 — translated: MVRHQPLQYYEPQLCLSCLTGIYGCRWKRYQRSHDDTTPWERLWFLLLTFTFGLTLTWLYFWWEVHNDYDEFNWYLYNRTGSWSDWSVPILMTTAAAFTYVAGLQVLALCHIAVGQQMNLHWLHKIGLVVILVATVVAMSAVAQLWEDEWEVLLISLQGTAPFLHMGALVAVTALSWIVAGQFARAERSSSQMAILSTFFTVVFALYLAPLTISSPCIMEKKDLGPKPALIGHRGAPMLAPEHTLMSFRKALEQKLYGLQADVTISLDGVPFLMHDATLRRTTNVEEEFPELARRPASMLNWTLLQRLNAGQWFLKTDPFWTASSLSPSDHREAQNQSICSLMELLELAKGNATLLLNLRDPPREHPYRGSFLNVTLEALLRSGFPQHQVLWLPDRQRPFVQKVAPGFQQTSGSKEAAASLRRGHIQRLNLRYTQVSRQELRDYASWNLSVNLYTVNAPWLFSLLWCAGVPSVTSDNSHTLSQVPSPLWIMPPDEYCLMWVTADLISFILIVGIFVLQKWRLGGIRSYNPEQIMLSAAVHRTSRDVSIMKEKLIFSEISDGMEVSDELSVCSDNSYDTYANSTTSPLGPQGSGSRATTLTDRSGR
- the GDPD5 gene encoding glycerophosphodiester phosphodiesterase domain-containing protein 5 isoform X3, yielding MVRHQPLQYYEPQLCLSCLTGIYGCRWKRYQRSHDDTTPWERLWFLLLTFTFGLTLTWLYFWWEVHNDYDEFNWYLYNRTGSWSDWSVPILMTTAAAFTYVAGLQVLALCHIAVGQQMNLHWLHKIGLVVILVATVVAMSAVAQLWEDEWEVLLISLQGTAPFLHMGALVAVTALSWIVAGQFARAERSSSQMAILSTFFTVVFALYLAPLTISSPCIMEKKDLGPKPALIGHRGAPMLAPEHTLMSFRKALEQKLYGLQADVTISLDGVPFLMHDATLRRTTNVEEEFPELARRPASMLNWTLLQRLNAGQWFLKTDPFWTASSLSPSDHREAQNQSICSLMELLELAKGNATLLLNLRDPPREHPYRGSFLNVTLEALLRSGFPQHQVLWLPDRQRPFVQKVAPGFQQTSGSKEAAASLRRGHIQRLNLRYTQVSRQELRDYASWNLSVNLYTVNAPWLFSLLWCAGVPSVTSDNSHTLSQVPSPLWIMALGLEPWSGPAVTGSWSWAICPQPPDEYCLMWVTADLISFILIVGIFVLQNYHLIRWRLGGIRSYNPEQIMLSAAVHRTSRDVSIMKEKLIFSEISDGMEVSDELSVCSDNSYDTYANSTTSPLGPQGSGSRATTLTDRSGR
- the GDPD5 gene encoding glycerophosphodiester phosphodiesterase domain-containing protein 5 isoform X11, with protein sequence MVRHQPLQYYEPQLCLSCLTGIYGCRWKRYQRSHDDTTPWERLWFLLLTFTFGLTLTWLYFWWEVHNDYDEFNWYLYNRTGSWSDWSVPILMTTAAAFTYVAGLQLAPEHTLMSFRKALEQKLYGLQADVTISLDGVPFLMHDATLRRTTNVEEEFPELARRPASMLNWTLLQRLNAGQWFLKTDPFWTASSLSPSDHREAQNQSICSLMELLELAKGNATLLLNLRDPPREHPYRGSFLNVTLEALLRSGFPQHQVLWLPDRQRPFVQKVAPGFQQTSGSKEAAASLRRGHIQRLNLRYTQVSRQELRDYASWNLSVNLYTVNAPWLFSLLWCAGVPSVTSDNSHTLSQVPSPLWIMALGLEPWSGPAVTGSWSWAICPQPPDEYCLMWVTADLISFILIVGIFVLQNYHLIRWRLGGIRSYNPEQIMLSAAVHRTSRDVSIMKEKLIFSEISDGMEVSDELSVCSDNSYDTYANSTTSPLGPQGSGSRATTLTDRSGR